Proteins encoded together in one Capricornis sumatraensis isolate serow.1 chromosome 3, serow.2, whole genome shotgun sequence window:
- the ZBTB8A gene encoding zinc finger and BTB domain-containing protein 8A produces MEISSHQSHLLQQLNEQRRQDVFCDCSILVEGKVFKAHRNVLFASSGYFKMLLSQNSKETSQPTTATFQAFSPDTFTVILDFVYSGKLSLTGQNVIEVMSAASFLQMTDVISVCKTFIKSSLDISEKEKDRYFSLSDKDASSNGVERSSFYSSGWQDESSSPRSHLSPDQGAGIISGKSWSKYNYHPASQRNTQQPLTKHEQRKDSIKKSKHLRLSQPSEMTHYKSSKREARTSDSSSHVSQSEEQAQMNAEMDSTPVSYQYGQGSDVTSRSFPDDLPRMRFKCPYCTHVVKRKADLKRHLRCHTGERPYPCQACGKRFSRLDHLSSHFRTIHQACKLICRKCKRHVTDLTGQVVQEGTRRYRLCNECLAEVGIDSLPIDLEAEQHLMSPSDGDKDSRWHMGEDENRSYVEIVEDGSADLVIQQVDDSEEEEEKEIKPNIR; encoded by the exons ATGGAGATCTCCTCTCATCAGTCTCACCTCCTGCAGCAACTGAATGAGCAGCGCAGGCAGGATGTCTTTTGTGACTGCAGTATTCTGGTTGAAGGGAAGGTCTTCAAAGCCCATCGAAATGTCTTATTTGCTAGTAGCGGCTACTTTAAAATGCTCCTTTCTCAGAACTCCAAGGAGACAAGTCAGCCAACCACAGCGACATTTCAGGCCTTCTCTCCTGACACTTTTACAGTTATCCTGGACTTTGTCTATTCCGGCAAGCTCTCTCTCACGGGTCAGAATGTCATAGAAGTGATGTCAGCTGCTAGCTTCCTTCAGATGACTGATGTCATCAGTGTATGTAAGACCTTTATTAAATCTTCGTTAGACATTAGTGAGAAAGAAAAGGATCGCTATTTCAGCCTCTCTGATAAAGATGCCAGTTCTAATGGTGTAGAACGCTCCTCTTTTTATAGCAGTGGCTGGCAAGATGAAAGCAGTTCTCCTCGTTCTCACCTAAGCCCAGATCAAGGAGCAGGTATAATAAGCGGGAAATCTTGGAGTAAGTATAATTACCACCCAGCCTCCCAAAGGAATACTCAACAGCCTCTGACCAAGCATGAACAAAGGAAAGATTCCATTAAAAAGTCCAAACATTTGAGGTTGTCACAGCCTTCTGAAATGACTCATTATAAGTCAAGCAAGCGAGAAGCACGGACATCTGATTCTTCCAGCCACGTTTCCCAGTCTGAAGAACAGGCACAGATGAATGCCGAAATGGACTCTACTCCTGTTAGCTATCAGTATGGTCAAGGATCTGATGTCACGTCAAGAAGTTTTCCAG ATGACCTGCCCAGGATGAGGTTCAAGTGCCCATACTGCACACACGTGGTGAAGCGGAAGGCAGACCTCAAGCGCCACCTCCGTTGTCACACTGGAGAAAGACCCTACCCCTGTCAAGCCTGCGGGAAAAGATTTAGTCGGCTCGACCATCTAAGTAGCCATTTTCGAACA ATTCACCAGGCATGCAAACTTATCTGCAGAAAATGCAAGCGCCACGTAACTGATCTAACAGGCCAAGTGGTACAGGAAGGAACCAGGCGCTACAGACTCTGTAATGAGTGCCTTGCTGAAGTTGGCATAGACAGCCTCCCCATTGATTTGGAAGCTGAACAGCATCTTATGTCCCCATCAGATGGAGATAAGGATTCCAGATGGCACATGGGTGAAGATGAGAACAGATCGTACGTGGAGATAGTCGAGGATGGGTCTGCCGATCTGGTCATACAACAGGTGGATGAtagtgaagaagaagaagaaaaggaaataaagcccAACATCAGGTAG